A portion of the Acidimicrobiales bacterium genome contains these proteins:
- the rpoZ gene encoding DNA-directed RNA polymerase subunit omega, whose amino-acid sequence MAQRRRLTMMDPPVESLLDKVDSKFTLVTLSARRGRQINSYFNQLGEGLGAIVPPQVTSVSRKPLSIALEEIAAEKIRYLRIDPIEDAEDAAE is encoded by the coding sequence ATGGCCCAGCGTCGCCGCCTCACCATGATGGACCCGCCGGTCGAGAGCCTGCTCGACAAGGTCGACTCGAAGTTCACCCTGGTCACGCTGTCGGCCCGGCGCGGGCGCCAGATCAACTCCTACTTCAACCAGCTCGGCGAGGGCCTCGGCGCCATCGTGCCGCCCCAGGTGACGTCGGTGTCCCGCAAGCCGCTCTCCATCGCCCTCGAGGAGATCGCGGCCGAGAAGATCCGCTACCTGCGCATCGACCCAATCGAGGACGCCGAAGACGCCGCAGAGTAG